Proteins encoded together in one Penicillium digitatum chromosome 1, complete sequence window:
- a CDS encoding protein crossbronx-like protein — MEYSGLALFPIPALVRRRLPRPSSSQAVSKIAKSSGDQHNGLKPSSEPRLLCDGDLSASVVPELQKPSTAIKDLDSFEFGSVGSDTAREEMGSMTKYETASGLRWNRVVPAFNLLRNAGSEAQQPQADGRLARSLYFNALVYLLDALPPDLTAEETSMLQRNIPEPVKVGLTTENPLPGCRDDANHSTRPQPRSYLHKILASTIVHLFILLRFIIPYAKVLLRQLYEHERARHITERIVDTSLEAADMVEKGSANIGAAVCKFNEGRFSLAFTNFAAWWIESVAGGIYEGVREGMEILGILGIQADLDRLRFPPTNM, encoded by the exons ATGGAGTATTCAGGACTCGCTCTTTTCCCCATCCCGGCATTGGTTCGGCGTCGACTACCCCGCCCAAGTTCTTCCCAAGCCGTGTCCAAGATCGCCAAGTCAAGCGGCGATCAACACAATGGACTGAAACCTTCGTCCGAACCTCGTCTACTATGTGACGGTGATCTCTCTGCATCAGTAGTACCCGAGCTCCAAAAGCCTTCTACGGCCATCAAAGACTTGGATTCGTTCGAGTTTGGCTCCGTGGGATCAGATACCGCCCGAGAGGAAATGGGATCCATGACGAAATACGAGACCGCGTCTGGTCTGCGGTGGAATCGAGTCGTGCCCG CGTTCAATCTTCTCCGCAATGCGGGATCTGAAGCTCAGCAGCCGCAGGCTGACGGCCGTCTGGCTAGATCTCTTTATTTTAACGCTCTGGTCTATCTTCTCGATGCTTTGCCTCCCGATCTGACCGCTGAGGAAACCTCAATGCTTCAGCGCAACATCCCAGAGCCGGTCAAAGTTGGGTTAACGACAGAAAACCCGCTGCCCGGGTGTAGGGATGATGCAAATCATAGCACAAGGCCTCAGCCAAGATCGTATCTGCATAAAATTCTCGCCTCGACGATTGTGCATCTCTTCATTCTATTACGTTTCATAATACCATATGCAAAGGTGTTATTGCGCCAATTATATGAGCATGAGCGGGCACGTCACATCACTGAACGCATCGTGGATACTTCACTGGAGGCAGCTGATATGGTAGAGAAAGGCAGTGCTAATATTGGAGCTGCTGTTTGCAAGTTCAACGAAGGGCGGTTTAGTCTTGCTTTCACAAATTTCGCTGCTTGGTGGATTGAGAGTGTAGCCGGAGGGATATACGAGGGAGTTCGGGAGGGGATGGAAATTTTGGGTATCTTGGGGATACAGGCAGATTTGGATAGACTTCGTTTCCCGCCGACGAATATGTAG
- a CDS encoding Ubiquitin-conjugating enzyme, putative, producing MSTSKLPCIPSLRKQQLHLEFASLRHAAPPGVYVSLAPGDPTLWNGVIFVRSGPYASAVLRFQLRFPDTYPDLPPLVTFATDLFHPLIVPLTTYTFSTGSASDNPVSATDDERLPPGGFSLRHGFPHWFGRAKRSGLTSGNTSRNVSGTSASAASTGHTSSADPVAEDGDESNTSSPSVTSAASEDGDVEPPRLAQVPAMDLFAERRDVVPVSEILDYIRSTFDDELVLDSLPVEVAGNPGAWHAWQAHRRGGPRGQLKRGSPQARLPGDWHWDGIWARRVKEEIENSHSEPMLFGGAARGGVDEMIRFSRLDDATMDSVKEKMAAMAGNGI from the exons ATGTCGACCTCCAAGTTGCCCTGCATACCTTCACTTCGGAAGCAGCAGCTCCACCTGGAATT CGCGAGCTTGAGACATGCAGCACCGCCAGGGGTTTATGTGAGCCTCGCGCCCGGGGACCCAACACTATGGAATGGAGTGATTTTTGTTCGCTCAG GTCCCTATGCTTCAGCTGTCCTCCGATTCCAACTCCGCTTCCCAGACACTTACCCCGACCTGCCTCCTCTAGTCACCTTTGCGACCGACTTGTTCCACCCATTGATTGTACCTCTCACTACATATACCTTTAGCACTGGCTCAGCAAGTGACAATCCTGTCAGTGCAACAGATGATGAACGATTACCGCCTGGAGGATTCAGTCTGCGCCATGGATTCCCTCACTGGTTTGGCAGGGCAAAGCGGAGCGGACTAACATCTGGGAATACCTCGCGAAATGTAAGCGGTACTAGTGCAAGTGCTGCATCGACGGGACACACAAGCTCTGCCGACCCGGTTGCAGAGGATGGTGATGAATCAAACACGTCAAGCCCTTCGGTGACATCGGCGGCTAGTGAGGATGGCGATGTAGAACCGCCACGTTTAGCACAGGTACCTGCCATGGATCTGTTTGCAGAACGAAGGGATGTTGTCCCAGTGTCGGAGATATTAGATTACATTCGGTCGACATTTGATGACGAATTGGTTTTGGATTCGCTGCCGGTCGAGGTCGCAGGGAACCCTGGAGCATGGCATGCATGGCAGGCACATCGCCGAGGGGGCCCTCGAGGACAACTGAAAAGAGGAAGCCCGCAGGCTCGACTTCCGGGGGATTGGCATTGGGATGGAATTTGGGCTAGGCGGGTGAAAGAAGAGATTGAAAACTCCCACTCTGAGCCGATGCTGTTTGGAGGTGCTGCTCGTGGGGGTGTGGATGAAATG ATTCGGTTTTCGCGGCTGGATGATGCAACCATGGACTCagtcaaggagaagatggcTGCGATGGCAGGGAACGGGATATAA
- a CDS encoding Ubiquitin-conjugating enzyme, E2 has protein sequence MKDTPTTPITVLKRRTPYITHLHRTNSTSSSASSLSYPKIPSRRSSLSASVEYDSSDPAASTRTPSLSDSLYNIDVVKIRQGHAAAPRGIRKAGLDVNEDPFIDQASRRRVYHQRGLMTQSGYQLAPQLLVRWSSGSYGSIEPCLSSKSASASGAIEPPPDSIPKHKSRVHSGRSLSNILRPGSSGLLCPLELPITFASVRSYTGWPSTSTDSMSVWTSVNVSADVEPIFLPDSSSLAPLDVIILFDSLRQASVSLLTPMVLASSVFTSNLLINSDRIGVAWVDGSSKNGLEVFLPLGFHPFETLRTALNEFSLRQLKKTRRCSDAGNSIQHASRLFRPSPRAAFCHLVFISACPPENLFISGVDPAIGWHIFYDADAEDPRSCEVHFMRKVSKVVRQLRTGLSPGALSDLKLFFEQGHGCRFESAIEDCHLARLRPGETWILKAKIGVPMDFYQDTQLTEHPMLEDLICQINSVLKAYSSEPAAQHVLSARLEHQHSLLPKPHTICLETHCTISRTPGVPPCPSDDHRQVSALMSYELDNDPFSVSLGSSSELS, from the exons ATGAAGGACACACCAACTACGCCGATTACTGTGCTCAAACGTCGCACCCCCTACATCACACACTTACATAGAACCAACTCAACATCTAGCTCTGCGTCGAGCTTGTCATATCCAAAGATTCCTTCTCGCCGTTCATCCCTTTCTGCGAGCGTGGAATACGATTCAAGTGATCCTGCGGCCTCAACCAGAACCCCATCTCTCAGTGATAGCCTTTACAACATCGATGTGGTGAAAATTCGTCAGGGCCATGCCGCAGCTCCCCGAGGTATCCGCAAAGCGGGCCTTGATGTGAATGAAGATCCATTCATCGACCAG GCGTCGCGGCGCCGTGTTTACCACCAAAGAGGACTCATGACCCAGAGTGGGTATCAATTGGCGCCACAACTTCTTGTTCGTTGGAGCTCTGGGTCTTACGGTTCTATAGAGCCATGTCTATCATCGAAGTCAGCCTCGGCTTCCGGTGCGATAGAACCGCCACCAGACTCGATCCCAAAACACAAATCAAGAGTGCATAGTGGTAGGTCTTTATCGAACATTTTACGCCCAGGTTCGTCCGGATTACTTTGCCCGTTGGAGCTTCCTATCACGTTTGCCAGCGTGAGATCATACACAGGCTGGCCGTCCACGAGCACAGATTCGATGTCTGTATGGACATCAGTAAATGTATCTGCTGATGTTGAGCCCATTTTCTTACCCGACAGCTCGAGCCTTGCACCCCTTGACGTTATAATACTTTTTGACAGCTT GCGGCAGGCTTCTGTTAGCCTTTTGACTCCAATGGTCCTGGCATCTTCTGTGTTTACTTCGAATTTGCTCATCAATAGCGACAGAATAGGCGTAGCATGGGTTGACGGAAGTTCTAAAAACGGGCTCGAGGTATTTCTTCCGTTGGGGTTTCACCCATTCGAGACGCTGAGAACTGCTCTGAATGAGTTTTCTCTCCGCCAATTGAAGAAAACGAGAAGGTGCTCGGACGCGGGTAATTCTATTCAACATGCATCTCGACTCTTTCGCCCCTCTCCTAGAGCAGCATTTTGTCATCTGGTATTCATTTCTGCATGTCCCCCAGAAAATCTGTTTATTTCTGGCGTGGACCCGGCTATTG GCTGGCACATTTTCTATGATGCTGATGCAGAAGATCCACGATCCTGCGAAGTTCACTTCATGCGAAAGGTTTCCAAAGTCGTCCGGCAGCTTCGTACTGGTCTCAGTCCTGGCGCCCTATCGGACTTGAAACTGTTTTTTGAACAGGGCCACGGATGCCGGTTTGAGTCGGCAATAGAAGACTGCCATCTGGCACGGTTACGACCAGGAGAGACCTGGATCTTGAAAGCGAAAATTGGTGTGCCGATGGATTTTTATCAAGACACTCAACTGACTGAACATCCCATGCTCGAAGATTTGATCTGTCAGATCAACAGTGTTCTAAAAGCATATTCTTCTGAGCCGGCTGCCCAGCATGTTCTGAGCGCCCGCCTCGAGCATCAGCACTCTCTGCTACCGAAACCGCATACCATTTGTTTGGAAACTCATTGCACCATCTCGCGCACCCCGGGTGTGCCGCCCTGTCCTTCTGACGATCATCGCCAAGTTTCAGCGCTAATGTCGTATGAACTGGATAATGATCCTTTCAGTGTCAGCTTAGGATCTTCAAGCGAACTCAGTTGA
- a CDS encoding Protein kinase-like domain, which yields MSRVMQSPTPLFRALEDGSEEPIDVADLFRYQRYRWLSGESEKLATRYRKFNLQGLLDASVKTVGIYGISCIKLLKCVEGQFNKAFLLTMSNGFELIARLPNPNAGPAFYTTASEVASRHFLREKMSLPIPRIYSWSSEASNPVGAEYILEEKAPGQALGKIWDKLSLEAKLDMVNQVVDIEKKFASISIPKHGCIYYEADLKSSPVRYERLELNTSSKFGSFQDKQSPLFAIGPSASPVHWEREKAKMKLDRGPWENVADYALALGMNEIEWATSTARPRMNFHRSMTSPEKPSDYIALIEDYMALSPYLVSYPFTKLPNRISHPDLHLDNIFVDPDTNQITCIIDWQQTCVSPVSLHRSHPQMLELSAASQSRQGKHESDLLDHHYTAIKESDPVRWKVLADPFHQVKSNPITMVPGCWDREDLFSLRAALITAVAHWNDMGHGGTPCPVSFGEEELSQHQDEMDLLEGISTVLHQLQDDGLIPLGGMVRPGYYDRAMELNNHFRREFIALAENEHQRELHAKVWPYQ from the exons ATGTCCCGCGTCATGCAATCGCCGACCCCTCTCTTTAGAGCGCTTGAGGATGGGTCGG AGGAACCTATCGATGTGGCTGATTTATTCAGATATCAACGATATAGGTGGCT GAGCGGAGAATCTGAGAAGCTTGCAACGCGGTACCGCAAGTTCAATTTGCAGGGCCTTCTTGACGCTTCTGTCAAAACTGTGGGCATTTATGGGATAAGCT GTATCAAGTTGTTAAAATGTGTCGAAGGGCAATTCAATAAGGCATTCCTCCTGACAATGAGTAATGGCTTCGAGCTCATAGCTCGATTACCCAATCCCAACGCAGGTCCCGCATTTTACACAACTGCGTCAGAAGTCGCGTCGCGCCATTTT TTACGTGAGAAAATGAGTCTTCCTATACCTCGCATTTACAGTTGGTCATCTGAGGCATCTAATCCGGTGGGAGCTGAATATATCCTCGAAGAAAAAGCTCCTGGTCAGGCTTTGGGGAAAATATGGGATAAGCTCTCTTTGGAAGCAAAACTAGACATGGTGAACCAGGTTGTGGATATTGAGAAGAAATTTGCATCTATCTCAATTCCCAAGCATGGCTGCATATACTACGAGGCAGATCTGAAATCATCTCCCGTTAGGTATGAGCGTCTTGAGTTGAATACTTCGTCTAAGTTTGGATCATTCCAAGACAAACAGTCGCCATTATTCGCGATCGGACCTTCAGCTAGCCCAGTTCACTGGGAACGAGAGAAGGCCAAAATGAAGCTAGACAGAGGTCCAT GGGAAAACGTTGCTGATTATGCTTTGGCGCTTGGAATGAACGAAATTGAATGGGCTACCTCAACAGCAAGGCCAAGAATGAATTTTCACCGATCTATGACGTCTCCCGAAAAACCTAGTGACTACATCGCCCTCATTGAGGATTACATGGCCCTTTCTCCGTATCTGGTGTCTTATCCTTTTACCAAGTTGCCCAATCGAATTTCACATCCGGATTTACACCTTGATAACATTTTCGTCGATCCAGATACTAACCAGATAACTTGCATAATTGACTGGCAGCAGACTTGTGTTTCCCCAGTATCTCTACATCGGTCCCACCCGCAAATGCTTGAGTTATCGGCCGCGTCGCAGTCTCGTCAAGGCAAGCACGAGAGTGATCTTCTAGACCATCATTATACTGCTATCAAGGAAAGTGATCCTGTTCGGTGGAAAGTCCTCGCCGACCCATTTCATCAAGTCAAGTCGAATCCCATAACCATGGTACCTGGATGCTGGGACCGGGAAGACCTATTCTCTCTACGCGCTGCGTTGATCACTGCCGTCGCACACTGGAATGACATGGGGCACGGTGGAACACCGTGTCCGGTTAGTTTCGGAGAAGAAGAGCTCTCACAGCATCAGGATGAGATGGATCTACTTGAGGGTATTTCCACGGTTCTTCATCAGCTGCAAGATGATGGGCTCATTCCATTGGGCGGCATGGTTCGTCCAGGGTATTATGACCGTGCCATGGAGTTGAACAATCACTTCAGGCGTGAATTCATTGCTTTAGCCGAGAACGAGCACCAACGGGAATTGCATGCAAAGGTCTGGCCTTACCAATGA